The following proteins are co-located in the Malus sylvestris chromosome 13, drMalSylv7.2, whole genome shotgun sequence genome:
- the LOC126596272 gene encoding uncharacterized protein LOC126596272, giving the protein MISLRSNNSMSRRTLAKKFDCGKRAWRSFTAKVQSKLHKLTIPKAIKTTARRLCALRSKFHFLIPSKLCALTRSSSGFPSNRYYNHHYIFESRIDYAQGRSSYQYHNKLHHTKNTAAIHIDELFEEPAACVDAKKDPHFGEQAETSKGKQAVDVDDDLKVVTRDKKSMYSVEDAWQAVVAKSPQLRVVDERAEEFIHKFRQDMKLQKEKSLLEFQEMLARSS; this is encoded by the coding sequence ATGATTTCGTTACGGTCCAATAATTCTATGTCACGCCGGACGCTGGCAAAGAAGTTTGACTGCGGGAAGAGGGCGTGGAGGAGCTTCACCGCTAAAGTACAATCGAAACTCCACAAGCTCACCATCCCCAAGGCAATCAAAACCACCGCCAGACGCCTCTGTGCCTTGCGGAGCAAGTTTCATTTTCTTATCCCATCCAAACTCTGCGCTCTCACCAGAAGTTCCTCTGGCTTCCCTAGTAACCGATACTATAACCATCACTATATCTTTGAATCCCGCATTGATTATGCACAGGGAAGATCTAGCTACCAGTACCACAACAAGCTTCATCATACTAAGAATACGGCAGCCATACACATAGACGAGCTCTTTGAAGAGCCTGCCGCCTGTGTGGACGCCAAGAAGGATCCACATTTTGGTGAGCAAGCAGAAACGAGCAAAGGAAAACAGGCAGTCGATGTGGacgatgacttgaaggttgtgACAAGAGATAAGAAGAGTATGTATAGCGTTGAAGATGCGTGGCAGGCGGTGGTTGCTAAGTCGCCTCAGCTGCGGGTGGTGGATGAAAGAGCGGAGGAGTTCATTCACAAGTTTAGGCAAGACATGAAGCTTCAGAAGGAGAAATCCCTTCTTGAGTTCCAGGAGATGTTGGCTCGCAGTTcttaa